A part of Arachis hypogaea cultivar Tifrunner chromosome 12, arahy.Tifrunner.gnm2.J5K5, whole genome shotgun sequence genomic DNA contains:
- the LOC112729783 gene encoding uncharacterized protein — MQTRDDAYDHLLLRSFPLGYTIWLHHGEKLVEERSGLGRVDENPISQVNQMHQMVNKAFNFTLQHESEDTTTIEHAEDDEDVLPYLYEGPSHMVRDFNDLLSDGEQKLYPRCSKYSKLSFLVKLYHIKCMCSVSDKAMTMILYLLQDAFEQAKLPKTVYEDMKIIRKLGIEYTKIDACPKDCMLYRGDDENLTRCKRCRYLRWRQKNKKGSIVRLNIPVKINEKPIAAKTLCYFHLIPRLQWLFMSSKTSTDMLRHKEVRNNDGLLRHPRDAEAWKKFDAKTSFILSMLIPEPKMPGNDIDVYLQPLVDELKQLWDGVETYDVKEENTFKMCATLMWTISDFPGLENLSGWNTHSELACPTCNMDTKPHRLKDSKKWCFMGHRRFLNQGHKYRLDRNRFDEQVEGRDLLKKLSGTDDADEDDLHWKKKHVFFDLPNWKDQMLRHNLDVMHVEKNIYDNVVFPILSDSGKSKDNLKARKDLQCMGIRPELWPSEGGKYSSAIFTMSNSQRDNALPSPVSNVIANLSSFFRELCGKAINPMQLVDLQNHVVQTLCKMEMIFPPSFFTIMVHLTVHLVDEVNLGGPVRYRWMYPIERAQSKGTIAEGYLSEEILTFCSRYLDNIESRINQPGRVDDQPVDVTHNLGETLFPTIGKALGAVSHFKLTPMEKHQGHRHVLLNCEAVVPFVE, encoded by the exons ATGCAAACAAGAGATGATGCATATGACCATCTGTTGTTACGATCATTTCCCCTTGGATATACCATTTGGTTGCATCATGGTGAGAAATTGGTTGAAGAAAGATCTGGATTAGGACGAGTAGATGAAAATCCAATATCCCAAGTGAATCAAATGCACCAAATGGTCAACAAAGCATTCAATTTCACGCTGCAACATGAGAGTGAAGACACAACAACAATCGAACATGCCGAAGATGATGAAGACGTGTTGCCGTACTTATATGAAGGTCCAAGTCACATGGTGCGGGATTTTAACGATCTACTGTCAGATGGAGAGCAGAAGTTATATCCCAGATGCTCAAAGTACTCCAAATTATCGTTCTTAGTGAAGCTTTATCATATTAAGTGTATGTGCAGTGTGAGTGATAAGGCAATGACCATGATTCTTTACTTACTGCAGGACGCATTCGAACAAGCAAAACTTCCAAAGACAGTGTATGAAGATATGAAGATAATAAGAAAGTTGGGTATTGAATACACCAAGATAGATGCTTGTCCAAAAGATTGTATGCTTTATCGAGGTGATGATGAAAACTTGACCAGGTGCAAGCGATGTAGGTATTTAAGATGGAGGCAAAAGAATAAAAAGGGCTCTATTGTTAGGCTCAACATACCTGTGAAGATAAATGAGAAACCTATAGCAGCCAAGACTCTTTGTTACTTTCATCTCATACCACGATTGCAATGGTTATTCATGTCCAGCAAGACATCAACTGACATGTTACGACATAAAGAGGTGCGTAATAACGATGGTTTGCTTAGGCATCCAAGGGATGCTGAAGCATGGAAAAAGTTTGATGCAAAA ACATCTTTCATTCTATCCATGCTTATTCCTGAGCCGAAAATGCCAGGTAACGACATAGATGTTTACTTGCAGCCTTTGGTAGATGAGTTGAAGCAATTATGGGATGGCGTTGAAACGTATGATGTCAAAGAGGAAAACACTTTCAAGATGTGTGCGACACTAATGTGGACTATCAGTGACTTTCCAGGATTGGAAAACCTATCTGGTTGGAATACGCACAGTGAGTTAGCTTGTCCTACGTGTAACATGGACACTAAGCCTCATCGGCTGAAAGATAGTAAAAAATGGTGTTTCATGGGCCATCGCCGCTTTTTGAATCAAGGACACAAATACAGACTAGACCGGAATAGATTTGACGAGCAAGTCGAAGGTAGAGATCTACTGAAGAAGTTATCCGGAACAGAT GATGCGGATGAAGATGACTTGCATTggaaaaagaagcatgttttcttTGACCTCCCAAATTGGAAGGATCAGATGTTGCGTCATAACCTTGATGTGATGCATGTAGAGAAAAATATATATGACAATGTGGTATTCCCTATCTTAAGTGATAGCGGCAAATCAAAAGATAATCTTAAAGCTCGCAAAGATTTACAATGCATGGGCATAAGGCCTGAATTATGGCCAAGCGAAGGTGGTAAATATTCTTCTGCAATATTTACGATGTCAAATTCACAGAGGGAT AATGCACTTCCGAGTCCTGTGTCCAATGTGATTGCAAATTTGTCATCATTTTTTCGAGAACTTTGTGGGAAAGCCATAAATCCTATGCAGCTTGTTGACCTTCAGAATCATGTTGTGCAAACCCTGTGTAAGATGGAAATGATTttccctccatccttcttcaccaTCATGGTTCACCTCACAGTGCATCTCGTTGATGAAGTAAATCTTGGTGGACCAGTACGTTATCGGTGGATGTATCCAATAGAAAG GGCACAATCAAAAGGGACAATTGCGGAAGGCTATTTATCTGAGGAAATTCTGACTTTCTGTTCTAGATATTTGGATAATATTGAGAGTAGAATCAACCAACCAGGGCGAGTTGATGATCAACCTGTTGATGTTACACATAATTTAGGGGAAACTTTGTTCCCAACTATTGGAAAGGCATTAGGGGCTGTTTCACATTTCAAACTAACTCCAATGGAAAAACATCAAGGACATCGTCATGTTCTACTCAACTGCGAGGCTGTGGTTCCATTTGTTGAGTAA